TCATCAATTTGCTGGAACATTTCTTTCACTTTATCGACTTTGCCGACATTGCACTTTATAACGAGGACATCGCTGCCTAATTTTTTTAATTCATCGGCTGTCTCCTGTGCGGCACGTTTGTTGCGTGCGTAATTAATGACAAGATCGTAGCCTTTTTCTGCGAGCCGGGTGGCAATGACTTTTCCGATGCCACGGCTGCTTCCAGTGACAAGCGCCACTTTTCGATCCATTACTATTCCCTCTTTCCTTAAAAATTGCTTTTTGATTGGCCGCCGTCAACGTTAATTGTTGCTCCGACGACCCATGATGCTTTGTCTGATGCAAGAAATAGCACAACATTTGCCACTTCTTCAGCTGTGCCAAAACGTCCGGCGGGAATTTTTTCTTGAACGAACTGATTCATCGCTTCCGGATCTGCTTCAACCCTTGTTTGCCATACCGATGTCGGATGAAGAATTGAACCTGGCGCAACACCATTGACGCGAATGCCGTCTTTAATCGCTTCATCAGCCATTGCTTTTGTGAAGCTGATTGCCGCTGCTTTTGCAGCATTATACGTCGGTTTGCTGCCTGACTCGCGTCCAGATATTGAAGTAATATTAATAATGGCACCGTTCTTTCGCTCTTTCATTACCGGAAGAACGAGCCGGCTTAGATCAACTGTTGAGAAAAAGTTTAATTCCATCGCATCTCTAAATAAATTCAACTCTGTTTCGGCAACTGTTGAGCCGTTGCTTCCCCCAACATTGTTAATTAAAATATCGATCGTACCCCATTTATCCAAAACTACGTCAACCAGTTCTTTCCTTGCAGCTTCGTCCTTCATATCTCCTGCATATGTAAAAATCGTTTCCATTTCATCTTGGCATTGCTCTAACTCTTTCTTATTTCTTGCCGTAATTGCAACTTTTGCTCCTTCGTCATAAAATGCCTTTGCGATGGCTTTTCCAATTCCTTTTGATCCGCCTGTAACCAAAACAACTTTTCCGTTTAATCCGAGTTCCATTTTACAAGCCTCCTTATTATTTTTTTATGTGACACTGAAAACGGGAAACGCTGAAGTTCTTGAAGGTTCACAAGCTTTATTTCCTCATTTTCCATAACATTGTTATTAAATGTTCCGCGAAAAACGGAAAGTTCCCATTTAATATGCGAAAAAACATGGTCGAAATCCATGATCTCTTCATGAAGAACAGCATTCAACTGGCATTCATTTTTAAAAAAAGATTGGAGCTGCTCTTTATAATCTTTCCCTGCTTCAACTTCACAATTTGGAAATTCCCACAAGTTGGCAAGCAAACCTTCTTTCGGACGTCGATTAATCAAAAATTTACCTTTCGCATTCTCAAGCACAGCAACTGCAATTTTCACAGGCTTTGGAGGCTTCTTTTTGGCCTTGACTGGCAACTGCTCCTGCATTCCTTCATGGAAAGCGCGGCATTCTTTTTGAACCGGACAGAGAAGACAAGCAGGAGATGTCGGTGTACAGACGATAGCACCCAATTCCATAAGTGCCTGATTAAAGTTTGAAGCTGAATCGGGAGGAATCATCTCTCTTACTGCTTGTTCAAATATTTTTCTTGTTTTCGCCTTGGCAATGTCTTCTTCAATGAATAAAATTCTTGAAAGGACACGCATCACATTACCGTCAACGGCGGGAACGGGTTTATTGTAGGCAATACTTAAAATTGCCCCGGCGGTATAAGGGCCAACGCCTTTTAACGTCGCAATCTCATCTTCAGTATCAGGTACAACCCCTCCGTAGCTTTCTTTCACTTCCCGAACAGCTGTCTGAAGATTTCTTGCTCTTGAATAATAACCGAGTCCTTCCCAAGCTTTTAAGACCTTTTCCTCACCAGCTTCCGCCAATGCTTCTATCGTTGGAAACTCTTCTAAAAATCGTTCGAAATAAGGAATCACCGTTTCCACTCTCGTTTGTTGTAGCATAATTTCCGACACCCAAATGTGATACGGATCTTTCGTTCTTCTCCAAGGTAAATCCCGTTTGTGGCGCGAAAACCAGGAAAGCAAATCTTTTTGAAATGTCTCTATATCAAAATTGTCAAGAAAATTAAACATTTGCCTTATTAATTCCTACTTTCTTTTCGTGTTAAAATGAAAGAATAAAATAGCTATTAGTATTTGTGTTCAAAAAGGAGGACAACGAGAGGCAAGAAGGTCGAGGAAGCGTAGCTCTGAGCAACACAGCGTATGTTTGTAGGATACGTGAGTAGCGGAAGAGCAAGCTGACGATGAGATTCGCAGCCTATCGTTCCCGGACTTTTTGAACAACCTCTAATACATCATCTTAATCAAAGTTTAATATTATACGTAGCAAAAAACGGGTATAACTATAAGAGTGCGCAACTGGGAGGAACGAATCATGGATACTGGCACACACATTGTAATGGGAATAGCACTCGGAGGTTTGGCAACATTGGATCCTGTCGTTTCTCAAGATCCGACTCTGCAACACGCGGTATTAGCCGGCACGATTATCGGCTCTAACGCACCGGATTTCGATACGATTTTAAAGTTGCGGAACAATGCCGTCTATTTGCGCCATCACCGCGGAATTACCCATTCCATTCCTGCCGTATTGCTATGGCCTATTTTAATTACTTTGGCGATTTATACGATTGCACCGACTCTAAACGTGCTTCATATATGGCTTTGGACATTTTTGGCCGTTTTCCTGCACGTATTTGTCGATTTATTTAACGCATATGGAACGCAAGCTTTTAGACCCTTTAGTAAAAAATGGGTCGCGCTTGGCATTATTAACACATTTGACCCGTTTATTTTCTTCACTCACATAGGTTTTATCGGTCTATGGCTTCTTGGATCAGACCCGGGTCCTTTATTTTTAACGATGTATGTGATCATCATTGTCTATTATTTATGGCGAATTTACGTCCATCGCCTGCTTATCAACCAAGTGAAGCGTAAGATTGACAACGCAGAAGAGATTATCGTTTCACCGACACTTAACTGGAATAAATGGCTTATCGCTGTGAAAACAAAAGAAAAATTTTATGTCGCTCACGCGAATAAAATGCAAATTTCCATTTTGGATGTATATAACCGTAAACCCGTTCCTCATACGCCAGTCATAGATGCTGCAAAAAAAGACACGAATCTTTCTGCTTTTCTATCCTTTTCTCCTGTATACCGTTGGGAAATTGATGAATTTCAAAACGGCTATGAAGTCCGGTTTATTGATTTAAGGTACCGAAGTAAAGGACATTATCCGTTCGTTGCCGTCGTTAAGTTGAATGAGGATTTACGTGTGACCCAGTCCTATACAGGCTGGGTGTACAGCCCCGAACGGCTAAGGAAAAAATTAAAAACAGTTAATGATTATTAGACGTTTTCTAACATGGAAATCGGGTATGCAGCCAATTCATCGCTATCCTTTTTATAACCCCAGGCGAACGTTCCTTTAAAATATGAAATGGTCAGCGTTTCGCCTGGTTCATCTTTTATCGGGTAAGTCTCCCCTTTTTTAAAGTCGTCCGGATTGACTAAATAAGCTTCCGCCATGACTATTTTCCTTTTCAAGACAGCGACTTCATTGATAATTCCCATCTGTTCCGCTTTTTTCGCCTTCTCATTCAATTGGGCGATTTCATTTCTCAACTCGACTTCTGTCATTTCACTATATCTTTTTTCCATTTTTTTGCTCCTACCTCAATTGGTTTCATGATTAAAATCAAGCAGTGCTTGTTCGATATCTGAAATTTGGAATCCTTTTCCGTATAAATATTGTTTCATGCGCCTATTGTATTCGGCGCCCTCATACTTTTTGTAGCGCCGATGGGCTTTTTCTGCCTGGATGCGAAGCGCTTCACGTTCCTCATTTTTGTCCTGTAGCGGCATATCGTTCAGTGCTTCCTGGATAATTTCCAACGGGAATCCTTTTTGCTGGAGCTGCATTCCTAGTTTTCTTATTACTTCCTTTTGGGAATTCTTACGGTATTGCCCGGTTTTTTTCTGTATGAACCGGACGGCGGTTTCAAGCTGCTCATCGGCTGTAAATTCCCGAAGTGCCTCTTCAATATGAGTTTCAGCGATCCCTTTATTGTTGAGCTCCCTTTTCAGCAATAGGGGGCCTTTTGTCAGCAACCTCTTTTTTTCACGCACATAGCTTTTTGCATACAACAAATCATTAAGATAGCCGTTTGCTTTTAACTTTTCGATAACAATGGGGATAATCGCTTCATCAACTTCTTTTTTTTTCATATAGCTAATCATTTCATGCTCGGTGCGCATCCGGTAAGATAAATAAGAAAGACTTAAATTGTGTGCTTTTTGAATCTTATCTTCCCGAAGAATCTCTTGAACGGCGGCTTCATTGATTTCAAGGCCTTTCCGTAATCCAAAACGAATGAGCGTGTCCTCATCAACACCGAAACCAAATGCCTCGCCTGAACCGTCATCAATGTAAACGGAGTAGCGGACTTTGTTATTTTTTTGTGATGAAATTTTCGTGATTACAGCCACCAGAACCACCTCATCCTCAAGTTTATCATAACTGGCGCTCTCATATCAGCAGCAGTTTTCATGATAAAGCGAGACTTTAATCAGTGGGGGTTTTCTTCATCCCCCGCTGATTAATAGCGAGACTTATCAGGGAATTAGCGTCCGTTATCCCCCACTTAGACTTCTTCGTTTCCCTTAAGCCTTGAAGTGGGGGTCTTACGGACGGTTGCACCGTGATAAAAAAAGCTCGCTTTGATATATTTGAATAAAAAGGGAAGGAACGAAAATCGATGAAAATTGCGATAGCCGGAGGAACTGGGCTTGTCGGCAGTGCGTTGTGTGACATGCTGCTGGCTGATGGCCATGAATTAATAATTTTGACTCGAAATCGAGACGGCAAACAGGGAAAGGATGGCCTCACCTATGTCGAATGGCTGAACGAAAACAGCCATCCTGAGAAAAATCTTGAAGGTGTTGAGTGTATCGTAAATTTAGCTGGAGAGTCCATCAACAACCGCTGGACAGAATCAACGAAACGAGCGATTCTTCAGAGCAGGCTGGACGCCTCAAGTGAAATTGCTCGCCTCATTAGTAAACTGGACGACAAACCAAGAGTCTATATTCAAGCCTCTGCGATTGGGTATTATGGTACGTCTGAAACGGATCAGTTTACGGAAAAAAATTCACATGCTGGTTCGGATTTTTTAGCGCATGTTGTTTCGGAATGGGAAAAAGCAGGAGAAAAGATCGATAAACAAGGGGTAAGAACTGTTTATATGCGTTTCGGAGTCATTTTAGACAATAGAGGAGGAGCATTGCCCCGAATGGTCCTGCCGTATAAATTATTCGCCGGAGGTAATATTGGAAGCGGAAACCAGTGGCTTTCATGGATTCATATTGATGATGTTTGCCGGCTCATCCTTTTTGCCATCGAAAACGAAACCATGGAGGGGGCGGTAAATGCTACTTCTCCCAACCCGAAGAAAATGGGAGAATTCGGAAAAACGATTGGAAGCATTTTGCACCGCCCACACTGGATCCCACTACCAGCTTTTGTCCTTAAAGCCTTGCTTGGAGAAATGAGCATGCTTGTCCTTGAAGGGCAATATGTCTATCCCGAAAAAGCGGTTCAGCATGGCTTCCAATTTCAATATGAAAACCTTCAAAACGCGCTTCAAGACTTATTATGATAAGATATGGATGCAAGATTGAGTGATAGAGAGAGGGCAACAGAATGACACGTTGGCAAGCAAGCTTCATTTTCACAATTGGGGCTGGACTATTCGGCTTTACCCCTATTTTTGTAAAACTTCACTTAGCTGCGGGATACACATTATCCAAGTTAATTGTTTCCCAAATGATTATCGCGGCAACAATCTTATGGCTCATTGCATGTTTCAAAAAAAAGAAACTCCGTTTAACAAGAAAAACAATCCTATCTTTGATGTTGGCTGGCACCCTTAACGGAATAACCGGAATTTTTTATTATAACTCCATGAAATATGTGCCGGCTTCCGTTGCGATTGTTTTGCTGTTCCAATTTGTTTGGGTTGGTGTCTTGTATGAATGGATCCTAGATAAAAGGCGCCCAACACTTCCAACATATGTAACTGTTGTGCTAACACTAATCGGCGTCTTGTTTGCAGCAAACATTTTTACCGATGATTTTTCAAATCTTCCTTTTCTTGGAATTCTATTTGGATTAATTTCAGCCTTTACATATGCCGGCTTTATTTTTGTTAGCGGACGTGTCGCAACGCAAACAGATCCTTTGCTTCGAGCCCCTTTAATGATTACGGGGTCATTAATTTTGGTTCTTATTGTTTTTCGTCCCGCTTTTTTATTTACTGATGAAGTTTTTCATTCTTTTTGGCTATATGGATTGGGCGGTGCGCTTTTTGGTGCCGTTTTTCCGCCGCTCTGTTTTTCAATAAGCGCTCCACATCTCCCTTCAAGTTTGGCTACGATACTCGGTTCAGTTGAACTGCCAGTTGCCGTCGTCGCTGCAAGTATCATCTTGTCAGAACAAGTAACCGTTTTACAATGGTTTGGGATTGTGCTTATTTTATTTGCCATTTCATTTAACGAAATTCGCTCAGGCATCCTTCATCTTATAGATAAAAAGAAATCGAATGTAACGGAGTAAATGTAAAAAGCTTGGGAAACATAGCATTTCTCAAGCTTTAAAGCAATTCCAGAATCAGTTTCTTTTTTTAAGAACACCTACAGGCAGAGAACAACTACCTCACTAATTCTATTGGCGTTCGTAACGGCTTTCTAGTTCGAATATTCGTTGTTCTAATTGTAGTTGTTTGTGTTCAATAAAATTGATTTTCTTATTTACGTAATTGCGATTATTGTCTAGTTTTTCACTGTTTTGTATAACTAACTTTTCAAGAGTTTCAAATCGTTCATTTGCTTCGTTTCGAAATTCACGCATTTCCCCCTGGAATTCACGCATTTCCCCTTGGAATTCATGCATTTCCCCTTGGAATTCACGCATTTCCTCTTGGAATTCACGCATTTCCTCTTGGAATTCACGCATTCCCCCTTGGAATTCACGCATTTCCTCTCGAAACGCCTTTTGTTCCTTTTGTTCTTCCAATAAAGTTTGTAACATTTCTAGGATTTTTTCCATTTATGTAAAACCCCCTTTAATTCATAAAATATTTATTCTATTATAACAGGTAATTTTATTTTTTAACTAAAGAAACTGTAAAGCTGTCAAACGAGAGTTCGCTGTTTTCGAACTGTTTTAAATCAAAAATCATTTTATTTCCCTCTTCATCAATTTCTGTTATCTTACCTTCTTTCGGTAAATTAAAGTAAGGTGAAATTGTTAGTTCCTTTACATCTTCAGAAATCGGATTAAAAATATCATTGCCTTCAAGATATATTGTCCCCTCTTCTGAAGAACCAAAGCTACTGCCTGTGTTATGCACTATTTCGTTCCCCATGTCATCTTTAATGCGAAACTCGATAACATTCGACAATTGCTGCAAAAGAGCATCCTCTTTTAATACTTTTTTATAATTTAACTTGAGCCCGGATGGACTATTAACGATTTCCGTAACAGACAAGTGGATCCCAGCGACCTTTTGTTCATAATTTGTCACGATCGTCTGCACATTCGGCTTCGTTTGAACAGGAATGAAAAATTCCCATTTTTCACCTTCTGCCCCTTTAAATACAGCATTTAATGAAAACTCTTCCGATAAGTCTTTCATCGAATGAATCGTCACGATTCCGGTGTAATGTTTTGGTACCGATTCGTTTAGTTCATTGCCTATCCCGTAAGCAATAGGCTCTCCGTTCACAAAAAAGTCCATTGAATCAATATAATCCTCACTCATTGGTTTTTTAGATTCTAATGAATAGCTTAATGTAAAACGGCTCCCATCATAAAAAACTTCATCTATCGTTAATGTCTTATCACCGATTGTCTTTGACTCACCGATAATTTGCGTTAAACCTAAATCGCTCATTTTTGCTAAACCTGGGTCGCCAAATTCACTAAAAACCGATCCGATAATTGGAAGTTTAGCTAAAACACTTGCTGTAGCAGGTGAAACAGTTGCTAAACCTATTAACAAACCGATCGAAGCAATCATAGCACTGGCACTGTATATGAACTTTCTACGCAAAGAGCGTTTTCCTTTTTCCGCATGCTCTTCCACCGTTTTCAAAATAATTTTATCAAGCTTTTCCGTTGGCACGGGGATATCATTAATTTGATCTTTGAAAAACGGAATTTTTTCTGTCATCTAAGTAAACTCCTTTCATTTTTTGCTTTAAGCTTTCTAATCCACGGCGAATGTTTGTTTTTACTGTTCCTTCTGGACAACCAAGAATAGCTGCAATTTGCCCAATTGTATAATCTTCGTAATAACGTAAGAGCAAAACCGTTTTGTATTTTCCGTTAATTTCAGCCAATGCTTCAAGTAAATCTAGCTGTTCTTCCGGTTTGATTGTTTCTGATTCACTTAAGTTTTCCAAAACATCATGGCTCATTGGAACAACTTTTTTCTTTTTTCTTAAAGCATCAATGGCTTGATTAATTAAAATCCGCGTCAGCCATGTTGAAAAATAACGATTGTTTTTTAACGAAGAAATCGACTTCAATGCTGCATAAACGGTTTCTTGAAAAACTTCCAACGCATCTTCTTCATCTTTCATATAGACAAACGCCATTCGATATAACTTTTCTTTATCCTCGTTAATCAATACTTGAAACGCCTCTGTATCACCCTTCTTCGCACGAGCAACGAGCTTCATTTTTGTAGTCAACGTCTATCCTCCTTTCCTTCTCATTTATTAGAGGGGGTTCTGCTACAAAATGATTCAAATACTTTGAGTAACTTTAAAGAATAAACGTAAAAAGCGACTCCCACTCAAGAAGTCGCTTCAATTCGTTGTATGGTGCTTTTTAATTGACATAGAATAGCAAAAAGAT
This is a stretch of genomic DNA from Pueribacillus theae. It encodes these proteins:
- a CDS encoding EamA family transporter; its protein translation is MTRWQASFIFTIGAGLFGFTPIFVKLHLAAGYTLSKLIVSQMIIAATILWLIACFKKKKLRLTRKTILSLMLAGTLNGITGIFYYNSMKYVPASVAIVLLFQFVWVGVLYEWILDKRRPTLPTYVTVVLTLIGVLFAANIFTDDFSNLPFLGILFGLISAFTYAGFIFVSGRVATQTDPLLRAPLMITGSLILVLIVFRPAFLFTDEVFHSFWLYGLGGALFGAVFPPLCFSISAPHLPSSLATILGSVELPVAVVAASIILSEQVTVLQWFGIVLILFAISFNEIRSGILHLIDKKKSNVTE
- a CDS encoding SDR family NAD(P)-dependent oxidoreductase, which encodes MELGLNGKVVLVTGGSKGIGKAIAKAFYDEGAKVAITARNKKELEQCQDEMETIFTYAGDMKDEAARKELVDVVLDKWGTIDILINNVGGSNGSTVAETELNLFRDAMELNFFSTVDLSRLVLPVMKERKNGAIINITSISGRESGSKPTYNAAKAAAISFTKAMADEAIKDGIRVNGVAPGSILHPTSVWQTRVEADPEAMNQFVQEKIPAGRFGTAEEVANVVLFLASDKASWVVGATINVDGGQSKSNF
- the mutY gene encoding A/G-specific adenine glycosylase, whose translation is MFNFLDNFDIETFQKDLLSWFSRHKRDLPWRRTKDPYHIWVSEIMLQQTRVETVIPYFERFLEEFPTIEALAEAGEEKVLKAWEGLGYYSRARNLQTAVREVKESYGGVVPDTEDEIATLKGVGPYTAGAILSIAYNKPVPAVDGNVMRVLSRILFIEEDIAKAKTRKIFEQAVREMIPPDSASNFNQALMELGAIVCTPTSPACLLCPVQKECRAFHEGMQEQLPVKAKKKPPKPVKIAVAVLENAKGKFLINRRPKEGLLANLWEFPNCEVEAGKDYKEQLQSFFKNECQLNAVLHEEIMDFDHVFSHIKWELSVFRGTFNNNVMENEEIKLVNLQELQRFPFSVSHKKIIRRLVKWNSD
- a CDS encoding YfhH family protein, which translates into the protein MEKRYSEMTEVELRNEIAQLNEKAKKAEQMGIINEVAVLKRKIVMAEAYLVNPDDFKKGETYPIKDEPGETLTISYFKGTFAWGYKKDSDELAAYPISMLENV
- a CDS encoding DUF4179 domain-containing protein, whose amino-acid sequence is MTEKIPFFKDQINDIPVPTEKLDKIILKTVEEHAEKGKRSLRRKFIYSASAMIASIGLLIGLATVSPATASVLAKLPIIGSVFSEFGDPGLAKMSDLGLTQIIGESKTIGDKTLTIDEVFYDGSRFTLSYSLESKKPMSEDYIDSMDFFVNGEPIAYGIGNELNESVPKHYTGIVTIHSMKDLSEEFSLNAVFKGAEGEKWEFFIPVQTKPNVQTIVTNYEQKVAGIHLSVTEIVNSPSGLKLNYKKVLKEDALLQQLSNVIEFRIKDDMGNEIVHNTGSSFGSSEEGTIYLEGNDIFNPISEDVKELTISPYFNLPKEGKITEIDEEGNKMIFDLKQFENSELSFDSFTVSLVKK
- a CDS encoding TIGR01777 family oxidoreductase; this translates as MKIAIAGGTGLVGSALCDMLLADGHELIILTRNRDGKQGKDGLTYVEWLNENSHPEKNLEGVECIVNLAGESINNRWTESTKRAILQSRLDASSEIARLISKLDDKPRVYIQASAIGYYGTSETDQFTEKNSHAGSDFLAHVVSEWEKAGEKIDKQGVRTVYMRFGVILDNRGGALPRMVLPYKLFAGGNIGSGNQWLSWIHIDDVCRLILFAIENETMEGAVNATSPNPKKMGEFGKTIGSILHRPHWIPLPAFVLKALLGEMSMLVLEGQYVYPEKAVQHGFQFQYENLQNALQDLL
- a CDS encoding metal-dependent hydrolase, translating into MDTGTHIVMGIALGGLATLDPVVSQDPTLQHAVLAGTIIGSNAPDFDTILKLRNNAVYLRHHRGITHSIPAVLLWPILITLAIYTIAPTLNVLHIWLWTFLAVFLHVFVDLFNAYGTQAFRPFSKKWVALGIINTFDPFIFFTHIGFIGLWLLGSDPGPLFLTMYVIIIVYYLWRIYVHRLLINQVKRKIDNAEEIIVSPTLNWNKWLIAVKTKEKFYVAHANKMQISILDVYNRKPVPHTPVIDAAKKDTNLSAFLSFSPVYRWEIDEFQNGYEVRFIDLRYRSKGHYPFVAVVKLNEDLRVTQSYTGWVYSPERLRKKLKTVNDY
- a CDS encoding EMC3/TMCO1 family protein translates to MEKILEMLQTLLEEQKEQKAFREEMREFQGGMREFQEEMREFQEEMREFQGEMHEFQGEMREFQGEMREFRNEANERFETLEKLVIQNSEKLDNNRNYVNKKINFIEHKQLQLEQRIFELESRYERQ
- the recX gene encoding recombination regulator RecX; this translates as MAVITKISSQKNNKVRYSVYIDDGSGEAFGFGVDEDTLIRFGLRKGLEINEAAVQEILREDKIQKAHNLSLSYLSYRMRTEHEMISYMKKKEVDEAIIPIVIEKLKANGYLNDLLYAKSYVREKKRLLTKGPLLLKRELNNKGIAETHIEEALREFTADEQLETAVRFIQKKTGQYRKNSQKEVIRKLGMQLQQKGFPLEIIQEALNDMPLQDKNEEREALRIQAEKAHRRYKKYEGAEYNRRMKQYLYGKGFQISDIEQALLDFNHETN
- a CDS encoding sigma-70 family RNA polymerase sigma factor produces the protein MTTKMKLVARAKKGDTEAFQVLINEDKEKLYRMAFVYMKDEEDALEVFQETVYAALKSISSLKNNRYFSTWLTRILINQAIDALRKKKKVVPMSHDVLENLSESETIKPEEQLDLLEALAEINGKYKTVLLLRYYEDYTIGQIAAILGCPEGTVKTNIRRGLESLKQKMKGVYLDDRKNSVFQRSN